From Trichoderma atroviride chromosome 1, complete sequence, one genomic window encodes:
- a CDS encoding uncharacterized protein (EggNog:ENOG41), producing the protein MPRQRSSARAPSRPTVSAPAPQQRRPATTMAAPPQQHAPTAMAPPQQASQGPGLFGQMASTAAGVAIGSSVGHAIGGLFSGGSSEPAAPVQAQAAPQEQQQYNNCAGAAQNFTKCLDENGGNMQICSWYLEQLKACQAAASQY; encoded by the exons atgcCTCGCCAACGTTCTTCCGCTCGCGCTCCTTCGCGCCCCACCGTCTCTGCTCCCGCGcctcagcagcgccgccctGCGACCACCATGgctgctcctcctcagcaacaCGCTCCCACGGCCATGGCTCCTCCTCAGCAGGCTTCCCAGGGCCCCGGACTGTTTGGCCAGATGGCCAGCACTGCTGC CGGTGTCGCCATTGGCTCATCCGTCGGCCACGCCATCGGCGGCCTCTTCAGCGGCGGCTCCTCCGAACCTGCTGCTCCCgtccaggcccaggccgctccccaggagcagcagcagtacaaCAACTGCGCCGGCGCCGCCCAGAACTTCACAAAGTGCCTCGACGAGAACGGCGGCAACATGCAGATCTGCAGCTGGTatctcgagcagctcaaggcctgccaggctgctgccagcCAGTACTAG